TATACAAGAACAATGGTAACCAAATCCTCTATCTTCCTTACAAATAAGGAGTAATCACTTTTGGACTGTACAAAACCATGACTAAGCAATAGTTTAGTCAGTTCCTTATTTCACTGTCGAGATGCTCGTTTTAAGCCATATAGAGATCTTTTCAATCTGCAAAATTGCCCTGGTGAAGCTTTACTGTATCCCTCTGGTGGTTTCATATATACCACCTCATCTAAGAAGCCATATAAGAAGGCATTATTAATATCCAATTGATGAATTTGCCATTGTTTGGAGCTGCAACAGCTAATAAGATTCTAATTGTCACAAATTTTGCCACATGTGAAAAAGTGTGCTTGTAATCTTTCCCTTCCACCTGACTATATCCTTTTGCAACTAACCTTGCTTTATATCTCTCTACAAAACCATCTGGGTTAAACTTGACTTTATACACCTATTTGGATCTTATAGCCTTAAATCCTGAGGGTAAGGACACTAATTCCCAGGTATCATTCTCCTCAAGGGCTTGGATCTCCTTATTCATAGCTGCCACCCACTGAGGATCATACTTAGCTTGAGAATAGGTAGATGGTTCAGAGGTGTTCAAAACAGCATTCAAAGACACAGACCAAGAAGGTGAGTGAGTGGAAGTATTGAAAACAGAAAAAGAAAGAGAATTTGGTGAGTTGGGAGTAGGAGGAAGAATAGATTGTATTTTGGGAGGAACAATGAAATCCTTGAGTCTAGAAGAAACTTGTCTAGTTCTGATGGACTGTCTGGACACTGCAGGTGCACTACCAGTAGAGGTGAGTACAGGTCCAGGGCTATTTGTCTGTGAAGTAGAATTTTGAAAGAACAAAGAAGAGATGAAGTCATTATTTTCAATGGTTTCAGCAGgattttgaattgattgagtgtGTGGATTTGATGAGACTGGATTATCTGAAACATGAGGATGATCAGTACCATCATCAAGAATTTCAGGATGCAAAATAGGAAACTCAAGAGGAGAATGGGTAGTATTTGTGGTAGAATTGGAAGTTTGAGATTTAAAAGGAAAAATAGATTCTTGAAAAACAACATCTTTGCTAACAAAGATCTTGTGAGTGTCCAGATCATATAGCTTGAAAGCCTTTTGGCCAAAAGGATAGCCAATGAATATGCACTTCTTGCCCTTAGAGGCAAACTTGTCCTTACTTGGAGTATATTGCAAGGCATAATATTGAcagccaaatactcttaattcTGTGTAATCTGGTGTCTTATCAAAAAGAATTTCATATGGAGACTTCCAACCTAATACAGCAGATGGTAGCTTATTGATGATATGAGTGGCTGTCAACAAACTTTCCCCCCAGAACTTCTTAGGCAGCCTAGCATGCAATAACATAGCCCTTGCAGTCTCAACTAAATGTCTATGCTTCCTCTCCACTCTGCCATTCTATTGTGGAGTTCCTGGTATGCTCTTTTGATGTAGTATACCCTTGGTATTCATTAAACCAAGGCAAAACTCTTGTACTATTTCAGTACCATTGTCACTTTTAACAACCTTGACACTAGAGTGGTACAAATTCTCAACTTGAGCCAAAAAACCTTCAAAAACTGAAGCAACTTGGGTCTTAAACTTTAGCAAAAAATTCCATGTCACTCTTGAGTGATCATCAACAATGGTAAAGAAATAGTAGGCTCAAGTAATACAGGGAGTCTTATAAGGTCCCCAAAGATCGAcatgaataaaaaaaaacatttatttgCTCTACTAGAACTTCTCATGAAAGGAAATCTATGTAATTTTGCTTGCAAGCATGTGTCACACACATAATTCTTCAACTTATTACATTCAGATGGATCAATACATTGCATTTTAACTAAGGAAGCGTGTCCTAATCTGGCATGTAAAAGTTCAACAACAGCATGACTATTACAAGCAGTAGAATGAATAGGATCACTATTACAGTTAGACATATTTGATGAAGAACAGTCACTACTAAGAACATTATGAACAGCTTTATTATCAATCTTATTATGAGCAACAGACATAGTTTGGGAACCAGAAGCTCTCTGTGCAGTGTGTCTCAACTTGTACAGCCCCTTTTCTTGTATACCAACTGCCATAGGACAGCTAGAAACAGGGTCCTGGATAATGCAATGACCCACAGAAAACTGTATTAGTAATCCAGTAGTAATTAGCAACTTGCTTACAGACAGAAGATTATGCCTAAAAGCTGGCACAAATAGTGTCTTAACTAAGACTATGCCATTAGGTAGTCTAATATCTTCAGTGTAAGCAACATTTTGAATAGATCCATCAGGTAAACCTACTTGTAAAGGCACAGATAATCTATGCAAAGTAGTAAATAACGCAGGATTGCCACACATATGATCAGAAGCACCTGAGTCTATAATCCATTCAGTGCTAGATAAAGCAGTGTGAGAATGATTAGCTAAGGATATACCTGCAAAGTTAACAGATACATCTGAGCTATGAAAAGGATTATCCTGCTTAGCCTAAGCAAGATGCATCATTTGATTGTAGAATGTTGTCAATAGCTGAGGATCAAACTGAACTGGTGCAACTGCATTATGAGCATAACCAGAAGGACCAGGTGCATTAGGAACATAACATGGAGGTGCTTGAGATCCATAACCAGGGGGTGCAGCTTGAGATACATAACCAGGAGGTGCAGAAGGTCCAGCAGCCTTGTTATAACCAGAATACGAATTATAACCAGGAAAAACGCCAGGATTCGAACTAGAGTGAACTGTTGCAGGAGAACTCGTTGTATTACCAGAAAAACGAGCTAAAAACTTCTTCCTCAGTTCAGGATTCTTCACAAAACATGTCTCAAGTGTGTGACCTTTCTTCTGACACTCAGAACACAAACGATCATCAACTTTGGCTTTCTTTGGATCTCTTTTTCACACATTCCAGGGTTGTTTACCAGCAGAATTTGTTGCATTCATAGTACTTGCTTCTTGACCAGAATTGATCACATTTGTTATCATCTTCTGACTTTCTACTTGCTGCACAATTGAATATGCCTTGTTAATCATAGGCATAGGATCCATGGCCAGAATATTAGTCCTTAGATTCTCATAGGCATCACCTAATCCCATGAGAAAATTGATTACTTTTTCTCTTGAAGCAATCTCCAACAACTTCTTGTACAAATTACAAGTGCATTTATCCATAGCACCACAACTGCACTCAGGTATCTCCTCTAACTCCTCGACATCATCCCAATGTCTCTTCAGCTTGTTGAAATACTCAACAACAGTAGAATTCTCTTGCGAGATGTTCTTCAACTCTTTCTTCAGCTGATACAACAGTGGTGCATTGGACTGGCCATATCTTTCACATATGTCAGTCCACAGCAATTTCGCTGATTTGCACGATAAGAAACCTTCCTTAATCTCTGAATCAATGGAGTTGACAAGCCAACACCTCACCATATTATCACAACGCATCCACTGAGAATGCTTTGGAGAATCAATTGCAGGTACAGCAACAGTTCCAGTGATAAAACCGCGCTAATTCTTTG
The Silene latifolia isolate original U9 population chromosome 11, ASM4854445v1, whole genome shotgun sequence genome window above contains:
- the LOC141613020 gene encoding uncharacterized protein LOC141613020, whose product is MLLHARLPKKFWGESLLTATHIINKLPSAVLGWKSPYEILFDKTPDYTELRVFGCQYYALQYTPSKDKFASKGKKCIFIGYPFGQKAFKLYDLDTHKIFVSKDVVFQESIFPFKSQTSNSTTNTTHSPLEFPILHPEILDDGTDHPHVSDNPVSSNPHTQSIQNPAETIENNDFISSLFFQNSTSQTNSPGPVLTSTGSAPAVSRQSIRTRQVSSRLKDFIVPPKIQSILPPTPNSPNSLSFSVFNTSTHSPSWSVSLNAVLNTSEPSTYSQAKYDPQWVAAMNKEIQALEENDTWELVSLPSGFKAIRSK
- the LOC141613021 gene encoding uncharacterized protein LOC141613021; its protein translation is MTHATETSAGDASYNNPYDDPLFLSNSDHANMTLTSTPFSGKNFLSWSREIKEGFLSCKSAKLLWTDICERYGQSNAPLLYQLKKELKNISQENSTVVEYFNKLKRHWDDVEELEEIPECSCGAMDKCTCNLYKKLLEIASREKVINFLMGLGDAYENLRTNILAMDPMPMINKAYSIVQQVESQKMITNVINSGQEASTMNATNSAGKQPWNKKGHTLETCFVKNPELRKKFLARFSGNTTSSPATVHSSSNPGVFPGYNSYSGYNKAAGPSAPPGYVSQAAPPGYGSQAPPCYVPNAPGPSGYAHNAVAPAKQDNPFHSSDVSVNFAGISLANHSHTALSSTEWIIDSGASDHMCGNPALFTTLHRLSVPLQVGLPDGSIQNVAYTEDIRLPNGIVLVKTLFVPAFRHNLLSVSKLLITTGLLIQFSVGHCIIQDPVSSCPMAVGIQEKGLYKLRHTAQRASGSQTMSVAHNKIDNKAVHNVLSSDCSSSNMSNCNSDPIHSTACNSHAVVELLHARLGHASLVKMQCIDPSECNKLKNYFKTQVASVFEGFLAQVENLYHSSVKVVKSDNGTEIVQEFCLGLMNTKGILHQKSIPGTPQ